The window TCTCGACTTTTGGTTTTTCCCGATCTTTTCACACTGTCGAAGTTCATTTGGAAATATGTTTTGCCCTTACAGTTATGCTCTATAATTTAAATGCAACGTCAGTTGCAATAATCTCAGGGGAAGTACACGCTTCTTCCAGACTTTGTAGTGTACAAgagctaaatttttttagcaaaAAATATCTCtgtatacattttttttgtcattttgatGTGTTGAACTATTTCCGTGTCCATCATTTTGAATTGACGGACATACTCTGTATTTGATGCATGGTTATCATACATACTGTGAATGAAAGTTGTATGAATCGTCATTATATGGACATCAAATGATGTAGAGTGCTAGATTTTTTCGTGATGGACAATGTTAGCGCTGATGCAATCAGAAGTTGCCGAAGTGAAGAACTTGAACTTCCAATCTGATGTCGACTACCCATAGCTCTTTGCAGGGGCTTAATGATGACAGTGTGCAGGCTGCAAGATCCCaactaaaaaaaaggtgaTTAGCTTGAATTGCTCATAGCAGGATTGCTGATTTTTTGCCCACTAGTAAAATCAACGTGGGTAGTACCAATTGCTTAAAGTAGGGACAGAGAGGTCTGGATAGGTTTTatcttgttatttttaattgccTCGTCACAGTCTCAATTGATCATTTAAGGAGGGATAATCTGGGAAATTAGTTTGGTTAATGGCTTAAATAGCAGCTGAACTGTTTATATGATTATTGTCATACTCCAGTGAGGTCTAATCTGATACCATTGTTTCTGTAGGCATACATTTGAAAGATCTCTTGGTTCTAATAATCTGGAAAGAGCTGTGGATGTCAATAATCATCAAGACCAAGAAGATATGGTATGAACTTTGTACAATTTGATcagaatttatttttaagccATCTGCAGCATCTTAGAGTACTTAAAGTTGTACATAGGAACTGTTGTCACGAGTAAAAGCACAGGAAGGGGAGATTCAACTTCTTCGTCAACAAATTTCAGTTGCTTGTTTGAAGGTATACATAGCTTAGATGACTCTGGGTTCATGTGATATTGGTTTTTGCTGTGTACTTATTTCAACATCTGTTATACCTTACATAAGAAGTATCTGTGGTGAAAGGAATTACGACAGTTGAATGAGAAATATGCACTGGAGAGGAAATTTTCAGATATAAGAATGGTTTGTCTTTGTTCTTGGATATAGTTGTACAGGATactgtttttagttttctccTCGTTCAGTGATTTCTTAGAATTATTATTCAGATAAcacaattcattttttcttgttgtgCTACAGGCAGTTGATGAGAAGCAAACTGAAGCCATAACTTCTGCCTTCAATGAGTTGGGATACAGAAAAGGAGATCTTGAAGTGAACTTAAAATTGACTAATGAATTGAaggtttaatttctttccaaatttatttCCATCTAATACCTTGCTTATTGCAATCAATCGCTCCATTCTTATAACCTGTATATTTTTAGTCCTATGAATtcaagagggaaaaaaatgaaaatatcacCCCTAGCCCAAAACCCATGAAGATTacctaaaaagaaagaaaaagaaaaagcttcTAGTTGGTATTCATCAGAAAGGAAagtgatgaaaaaaaaatgtttcgaCAACCAAAATTGGAAGTTAATATTTGCTTATGTTAATAATACTGAATGGTACTGTTCTCATTCTCTAATAGGCTGTGGATGATGAAAGATATCACTACATATCATCGTTGCTTGGGCTTTTGGCAGAATATGGCATATGGCCTCAGGTCATAAATGCCTCAGTTTTAACCAACAATGTGAAGGTAAATTCTCTACATATAATGCTTGAGACTATTTTTCACATCTGCCAAATTGCATAAATCCAACTTTCTTGTGGGTATTCTGGCTATCCTTATTCCAAAGAAATCCTGAAAAAAATTTGGTAGAAATTTTGAAGCGGAACACATGATATCTATGAGCCCACTTAATCTATCTCTAGACCTAATTACACTATTACAGAATGCTTTCTAGTCCAAATTAGTGTTTTCTGGCAGAGTAGTAGTGTACAATGTGTACTTATTGCCCTTTTGAATTCTTCCGTTGGCCAATTTATTGGGTTAGTTTGTGATACATGTTGCAACATTTTTATACTTACTGATTAAGAGATcaggttcttcttcttcttcttgcctTTTTTTTACCCTCTCCTAGGGTAGTGCTTGcttacttctttttcatttttatttacctCTTTTTCCCCTCAAATTTTTGTAGCTTCTTCATGATCAGTTGCAGCGGAAGATCAGAACTTCTTATGTAAGCTTGCTAATATTGAAATCTGTTGCCTTTTCTCCAGTTACAAGTTACCCAACTAGGATAGATAAACGTTTGCTATATCTGATTGCAACTCCATATAGTCATCTACTAGcattcctttttattattgcttcatttatttttcgcTATAGAAAGTTGATCTTTTCCATAGTGTTATAATGGCAATTTCATGTCAAACGGATAGAGGGTGGGCGGGAGGAAATGTttgatattacaaaatttcactGCTCTTCTTGGCccaccatttttttctttttttgaaaagttccCTTCTGAGAGGTCCACCATTTTTTAGAACTCTTATACGATTACATTAACGTTTTACCAGACTGCCCTTTTTGTTATGCCCGACATGTAACTTTGTCAAATGCCCTGTTTTAAACCAAGAAATTTCTGAGTACTAATAGGATTTTATTGGTAATATTAGTAGGATATTAGTAAGGGTATAGTGGTAATTGGCTAGGGAGTCTtgatttaaaatgtcatagtGTAATCTCTTCGTTGATATTGCAATATAGTTTTGTGTGTTCTGCCAAAAATATACATGATAAATTGTgaattatctaaattttatactGGTCCTCCGGACCAATTTTCATGAAGTCagaaacacaatttttttagcaGTTATAATTTCCATCATCCTTGTTTTCAGTTCTTTATAAGCAATGTGATTGTTATCTCTGTCAATTGATATTGATAAGTTGTTGTAACAAAGGCTCTGCATCTTTTCATCACAGGAAAAGATTGGAGAACGAACATCTCCTGCTGAAAATCAATTCGAGGGTGGATTTCCatatagaaagagagagaatacTGATTTTAAGTTCTTTGAGAGTAGATATCAATatcaaaagagagagagtgcTGATATAGGGAATTCGAGATACCAGCTTCCTGCCAAAGCTGAGGTAGTACTGCATTTAACTAccttgatataattaaatttatcataacccatcaacttaagcttttgggtgattTGGTGAACTAACATTATAATAGGAGTAGGAACTAGGAAGTCCAATGCTCAAATCTTGTAAAGTAATTTTCTTCCATGTTAATACTGTTAGAgtgttgatataattaaatttaccatgTCTTATGGGTCCATCAATGatttaacataattttcatCTCTGTTTCGTGCAGCCTTTGAGAACAACTGATGATATGTTTATCTCTAGGGTGCAAAATAGTATTCCAGGACCAGTAGACTTAAGTCTAAGACCTGAAATGTACCAGCCTGTCAACTACGACAATTCTCCAGAACCTTTATACTATGCTGGCAGGTATGGCATTCTAAGATGTGGTGTGGATACCTTcggttgaactaaaaaaatcagTGTCCTGTGGATTGGTTTATGTGTTCACCAAAAATTAGTTTGGTTGATTTAAACCAactgaaattattattaactaaagatgattttttttgcattattAACTAAAGGTGATTTTTTTGctaagaataaaattatacattcatacatttatttaaatttcatttaataattattttttggttatttaaaataaattccaaGTCTTCGTAGCGTAATCTTTCATGATATAAATCGAAAATGACTTACTAAGATACTggtattttatgttttctacaATAACATATGATAGTAACCTGCACGATTTGAATCCAACTCAACCCAAATAATTCAtgattgggttgggttgggctCGTTATTTGCCCAAGAGTTGTTTGAGTTGAAGGAATATGCATCCCGAACAATTGTGTTGGTCTAAAAGGTATCATAGAGTGAGCACCTTAATGGTATGATAACCACTTGCCAACTAACATACTTATTGAGTTCGTGCCATTCAATTTTCACATAGAACAGTTAATATTACCTTTCAGCTTGAATTTAGTTGGTCGAATAAAAATATGATACATGAAGATGATTCTTGCATATCTTATCTCTATTACCTTTCAACTATAAAACCATATTATCTTAGGGAGGTGCCCGGTGCTTTTACCCCTCCAGTTGATGATGATGCTGTGGAATTGCAACGTTATACAACCGATGAGAGATACAACAACCCTGTAATGATTGGTGagttttctatttcttttagtgGGTGATCAATGCACCGTGCATATAACCAGTACTTTACCAAGACATGAACACTCACATGAAGTTTTAATCAGAGGGACCTAGCAtcgagaattttcaaatagttGGTGAGGCTACACCAGGGAGCAGACTTCTTGCATGTGGATATCCTACACGAGGGACTTCTCTCTGTATATTTCAGGTGACATGCTCTGGTATCATTTAATTGAAGATCTGAGTATTCATGTGGAATGTCCATAAATTAATGATATGGGTTTTTGTGTCAGTGGGTTTGGCATCTTGAGGATGGCACAAGGCAGTATATTGAAGGTAATGGAAATGAGTTTGGCTTTGCAGGATTTGTCATGTGACTTTCttacatttctttcttttttcttttccttttctctttggatagcaagaaaaatgtattattgaaattgaaaaatatacaataaggTACAGAAGGTGctacaaaaggaaagaaaaagaatgataaaAGATCCCTCCATTGACATTGTAATTCTTTTTGTGGGGCAACTCAGGATACCATTTTGCAATCTTTGCTACTAATTACTACTGGATTGTTTTAGTAGCTTTTTCATATCGTTGaatggttttttcttttgatgtaGGAGCTACAAATCCAGAATATGTTGTTGGAGCTGATGATGTTGATAAACTAATTGCTGTCGAGTGTATACCAATGGATGACAAAGGCCATCAGGTTTTTGACCAAAAACTTCGAATTctgatacaaaatttattttacatgcTAATACTAATAGTATATGAAATTCAGAAAACCAGTCCGGATTTCTTAGATTGCAATTGTGCATTTAATTTTGGCGTCTTATCTTATCATATTCTGCTTGaagtaaattttcttttaagatttCTCCATTTCCATTCCTTATCACTTTCAGTGAAAATGATTgtgatttattttgattagaaGGTCTTTCTGTGTTTTTACACTGCTGCTTTTTCAATTATCAGGGAGACCTGGTGAAGCTTTTTGCTAATGATCAGAACAAAATAAGATGTGGTAAGTTGATTAGAATTTTAATCATCAATCTAAGTTTCTACCCTTAATGCATCTTCTTGAGGTTGCTAAATTAATCGCTTCTCTGGACAATAATCCTTTGCCTATTTTAgcaaaatcatattttctcAATTGCTTGATGAGATGTTAGCTAGCTATGTGTTGCCTCCAAGAGCAGGATGTGATGGAAGGTTTGCAAATGTTCTTGATGGGCTGAAATTTCATGtacttaataaatatttttttacccCTTTAAAAGCCTTGACCCTGGTTAACAAAATAGTTCAAACTATCATGTTGTCTTTTGTAAATTATGTTGATTCGTTAGTTGGTTagcatttttatatttcaggCATTTTAATATACTCCCTAACCTTTCTAAACTAGTTTCAACTTCCATTATAGATCCTGACATGCAACTGGAGATTGACACGTATCTCTCAAAGGGTCAAGCTACATTTAACGTTCTTTTGCTGGTAGGTTTACATGATATAACTAAACCTTCGAGAAAATTTCATATCTTGGGTTGCACTTATTTCTTACCCTTATACAGAGTTAAAGTGATTCAACTTTAACTTCAAGTCCAttattttgttggaaaaaGCCTTGAGCTAAAATACATCGTGAAACCAATATCATCCATTAgctgattttcatttttagaagATTTATAGCTAGTTAGAGACATTTTAGTGGTTTTATAaggtcttttttctttcattactGTTATTTCTGCCCAGGTTTTTctagttaaattatatatctttttggtAGATTTGGGCACATTGATGTTGAATTTAGATAATTTTCTTCCTACTTGACTTTGTGCTTaggtttttatttcttgtttacattttgttggttttaccattttttttacttgaaaatgttttgttaGGAGTTTTGTGGTTATTTTCtggtttttggatgaattattattattattttttttttgaaaatcttcGAAAATTGTTAAACTTTTTTGGTTAATATGTTAGCCATCTGCTAACTCTGTATTATAATGCAAGCGTTTAGGAATATGGTGCTTGGTGAATTCAACtcttaaaaagaaagcatTATAGGTACACATACATTCTTGAGTTGCTTACCTATACTGCCACTTCAGTTTAGTTGCTTACCTACTATGCCACTACCAATaagtgaaaataatttttttcttataggatttattttgatcaaaactgtaatattcttttaaattgatCTCCCATATTGTCTTGAAAACATTTACTGG of the Cucumis sativus cultivar 9930 chromosome 3, Cucumber_9930_V3, whole genome shotgun sequence genome contains:
- the LOC101207305 gene encoding uncharacterized protein LOC101207305 isoform X2, with translation MSTTHSSLQGLNDDSVQAARSQLKKRHTFERSLGSNNLERAVDVNNHQDQEDMELLSRVKAQEGEIQLLRQQISVACLKELRQLNEKYALERKFSDIRMAVDEKQTEAITSAFNELGYRKGDLEVNLKLTNELKAVDDERYHYISSLLGLLAEYGIWPQVINASVLTNNVKLLHDQLQRKIRTSYEKIGERTSPAENQFEGGFPYRKRENTDFKFFESRYQYQKRESADIGNSRYQLPAKAEPLRTTDDMFISRVQNSIPGPVDLSLRPEMYQPVNYDNSPEPLYYAGREVPGAFTPPVDDDAVELQRYTTDERYNNPVMIEGPSIENFQIVGEATPGSRLLACGYPTRGTSLCIFQWVWHLEDGTRQYIEGATNPEYVVGADDVDKLIAVECIPMDDKGHQGDLVKLFANDQNKIRCDPDMQLEIDTYLSKGQATFNVLLLIDSSENWEPASISLRRSGYQIKMGNTEAVVIAEKYSRELSLKIPSGISTQFVLTCSDGSSLPFNTYDVRMRDTLVLTMRMFQSKAMDDRRKGKA
- the LOC101207305 gene encoding uncharacterized protein LOC101207305 isoform X4 is translated as MELLSRVKAQEGEIQLLRQQISVACLKELRQLNEKYALERKFSDIRMAVDEKQTEAITSAFNELGYRKGDLEVNLKLTNELKAVDDERYHYISSLLGLLAEYGIWPQVINASVLTNNVKLLHDQLQRKIRTSYEKIGERTSPAENQFEGGFPYRKRENTDFKFFESRYQYQKRESADIGNSRYQLPAKAEPLRTTDDMFISRVQNSIPGPVDLSLRPEMYQPVNYDNSPEPLYYAGREVPGAFTPPVDDDAVELQRYTTDERYNNPVMIEGPSIENFQIVGEATPGSRLLACGYPTRGTSLCIFQWVWHLEDGTRQYIEGATNPEYVVGADDVDKLIAVECIPMDDKGHQGDLVKLFANDQNKIRCDPDMQLEIDTYLSKGQATFNVLLLIDSSENWEPASISLRRSGYQIKMGNTEAVVIAEKYSRELSLKIPSGISTQFVLTCSDGSSLPFNTYDVRMRDTLVLTMRMFQSKQAMDDRRKGKA
- the LOC101207305 gene encoding uncharacterized protein LOC101207305 isoform X1 → MSTTHSSLQGLNDDSVQAARSQLKKRHTFERSLGSNNLERAVDVNNHQDQEDMELLSRVKAQEGEIQLLRQQISVACLKELRQLNEKYALERKFSDIRMAVDEKQTEAITSAFNELGYRKGDLEVNLKLTNELKAVDDERYHYISSLLGLLAEYGIWPQVINASVLTNNVKLLHDQLQRKIRTSYEKIGERTSPAENQFEGGFPYRKRENTDFKFFESRYQYQKRESADIGNSRYQLPAKAEPLRTTDDMFISRVQNSIPGPVDLSLRPEMYQPVNYDNSPEPLYYAGREVPGAFTPPVDDDAVELQRYTTDERYNNPVMIEGPSIENFQIVGEATPGSRLLACGYPTRGTSLCIFQWVWHLEDGTRQYIEGATNPEYVVGADDVDKLIAVECIPMDDKGHQGDLVKLFANDQNKIRCDPDMQLEIDTYLSKGQATFNVLLLIDSSENWEPASISLRRSGYQIKMGNTEAVVIAEKYSRELSLKIPSGISTQFVLTCSDGSSLPFNTYDVRMRDTLVLTMRMFQSKQAMDDRRKGKA
- the LOC101207305 gene encoding uncharacterized protein LOC101207305 isoform X6, with product MSTTHSSLQGLNDDSVQAARSQLKKRHTFERSLGSNNLERAVDVNNHQDQEDMELLSRVKAQEGEIQLLRQQISVACLKELRQLNEKYALERKFSDIRMAVDEKQTEAITSAFNELGYRKGDLEVNLKLTNELKAVDDERYHYISSLLGLLAEYGIWPQVINASVLTNNVKLLHDQLQRKIRTSYEKIGERTSPAENQFEGGFPYRKRENTDFKFFESRYQYQKRESADIGNSRYQLPAKAEPLRTTDDMFISRVQNSIPGPVDLSLRPEMYQPVNYDNSPEPLYYAGREVPGAFTPPVDDDAVELQRYTTDERYNNPVMIEGPSIENFQIVGEATPGSRLLACGYPTRGTSLCIFQWVWHLEDGTRQYIEGATNPEYVVGADDVDKLIAVECIPMDDKGHQGDLVKLFANDQNKIRCDPDMQLEIDTYLSKGQATFNVLLLEYGAW
- the LOC101207305 gene encoding uncharacterized protein LOC101207305 isoform X3, translated to MSTTHSSLQGLNDDSVQAARSQLKKRHTFERSLGSNNLERAVDVNNHQDQEDMELLSRVKAQEGEIQLLRQQISVACLKAVDEKQTEAITSAFNELGYRKGDLEVNLKLTNELKAVDDERYHYISSLLGLLAEYGIWPQVINASVLTNNVKLLHDQLQRKIRTSYEKIGERTSPAENQFEGGFPYRKRENTDFKFFESRYQYQKRESADIGNSRYQLPAKAEPLRTTDDMFISRVQNSIPGPVDLSLRPEMYQPVNYDNSPEPLYYAGREVPGAFTPPVDDDAVELQRYTTDERYNNPVMIEGPSIENFQIVGEATPGSRLLACGYPTRGTSLCIFQWVWHLEDGTRQYIEGATNPEYVVGADDVDKLIAVECIPMDDKGHQGDLVKLFANDQNKIRCDPDMQLEIDTYLSKGQATFNVLLLIDSSENWEPASISLRRSGYQIKMGNTEAVVIAEKYSRELSLKIPSGISTQFVLTCSDGSSLPFNTYDVRMRDTLVLTMRMFQSKQAMDDRRKGKA
- the LOC101207305 gene encoding uncharacterized protein LOC101207305 isoform X5; translated protein: MSTTHSSLQGLNDDSVQAARSQLKKRHTFERSLGSNNLERAVDVNNHQDQEDMELLSRVKAQEGEIQLLRQQISVACLKELRQLNEKYALERKFSDIRMAVDEKQTEAITSAFNELGYRKGDLEVNLKLTNELKAVDDERYHYISSLLGLLAEYGIWPQVINASVLTNNVKLLHDQLQRKIRTSYEKIGERTSPAENQFEGGFPYRKRENTDFKFFESRYQYQKRESADIGNSRYQLPAKAEPLRTTDDMFISRVQNSIPGPVDLSLRPEMYQPVNYDNSPEPLYYAGREVPGAFTPPVDDDAVELQRYTTDERYNNPVMIEGPSIENFQIVGEATPGSRLLACGYPTRGTSLCIFQWVWHLEDGTRQYIEGATNPEYVVGADDVDKLIAVECIPMDDKGHQGDLVKLFANDQNKIRCDPDMQLEIDTYLSKGQATFNVLLLRLGIWCLVNSTLKKKAL
- the LOC101207305 gene encoding uncharacterized protein LOC101207305 isoform X7 — encoded protein: MAVDEKQTEAITSAFNELGYRKGDLEVNLKLTNELKAVDDERYHYISSLLGLLAEYGIWPQVINASVLTNNVKLLHDQLQRKIRTSYEKIGERTSPAENQFEGGFPYRKRENTDFKFFESRYQYQKRESADIGNSRYQLPAKAEPLRTTDDMFISRVQNSIPGPVDLSLRPEMYQPVNYDNSPEPLYYAGREVPGAFTPPVDDDAVELQRYTTDERYNNPVMIEGPSIENFQIVGEATPGSRLLACGYPTRGTSLCIFQWVWHLEDGTRQYIEGATNPEYVVGADDVDKLIAVECIPMDDKGHQGDLVKLFANDQNKIRCDPDMQLEIDTYLSKGQATFNVLLLIDSSENWEPASISLRRSGYQIKMGNTEAVVIAEKYSRELSLKIPSGISTQFVLTCSDGSSLPFNTYDVRMRDTLVLTMRMFQSKQAMDDRRKGKA